A region of Azospirillaceae bacterium DNA encodes the following proteins:
- a CDS encoding ferritin-like domain-containing protein: MGFFTKSIQTLDDLFVHTLQDIYYAENQIAKSLPLMMSKAGDPQLKQAFQTHLTETQNQIKRLEQVFKMHGQEVKGTSCPAIDGIVEEANEIMGDVKDPQVLDAALLASAQAVEHYEITRYGTLVAWAKQLGREDCASLLHQNLEEEKATDEKLTVLAKSNLNRKAA; encoded by the coding sequence ATGGGCTTTTTCACGAAATCAATCCAAACCCTGGATGATCTTTTCGTCCACACGCTCCAGGACATCTACTACGCCGAGAACCAGATCGCGAAATCGCTGCCGCTGATGATGAGCAAGGCCGGTGATCCGCAGCTCAAGCAGGCATTCCAGACCCACCTGACCGAAACACAGAACCAGATCAAACGCCTGGAGCAGGTGTTCAAGATGCATGGGCAGGAGGTCAAGGGAACGAGCTGCCCGGCGATCGATGGGATCGTGGAAGAGGCGAACGAGATCATGGGCGATGTGAAGGATCCGCAGGTTCTCGACGCCGCTCTGCTGGCGTCCGCCCAAGCTGTTGAGCACTACGAAATCACCCGGTACGGGACGCTGGTCGCATGGGCCAAGCAATTGGGGCGGGAGGACTGCGCGTCCCTCCTGCACCAAAACCTGGAAGAAGAGAAGGCGACCGACGAGAAGCTGACCGTACTTGCCAAATCAAACCTGAACCGTAAGGCGGCCTGA